A window of Leptolyngbya sp. FACHB-261 genomic DNA:
GGAACAGCTATCAACTTAGCAAGTCTTGTATGCTTGACCTTACATAAGAATTGCATTCAACATATCGATCGCTTCGGTAATTTAATTACTACTATACGGGGTGAGCAAGTCGTCAACCAAACATGGTCTGTATTAGCAGCAGGTCAAATCATTAAGGGTGAAGTCACCTATAGTAGTGTGTCTAGTGGACAGTTATTAGCCCTTGTAGGAAGTCATGGTTTTGTTGAAATTGCCTGCAATGCTGGCAGCGCTCAGCAGCGACTGGGCTTGACCTGGGGCGATAGCATTACGTTGCAACTGACAGCTCCCTCTAGCAACGATGTCGATTAAAAAGAAAGCCCTAGCTCAAATGCTAGGGCTTTAGTGATCTGCAGGTAAACGCTAAGTTCGGTTGGACTTGGAACAGATTGGCTTCATCTGTCGTGGGCAGCAACAAGGTGCCCCGATGGAATACAGCTCCTAGCTCTAACTCCAAAATTCTAACCTAGGCTTTTCATCTCCCGCATGTCTTTATGCTTTAAGGATAGCAAAAAGTGAAGAATGAGAATAGGGCAACAATACTGAAGCTGTTAAGTCTTTTGGTGGATGCCAACGCCTAGCAGAGCTTAATTTTTGATTTTAGAAAATTTTGGCAAAGCTACGGTGTCAACGCTGTTGATTTAATTAAATCCTTCAGCTTAACAGTGTAATTACAGAGTTTCAGAACGAAAGTATCGTTCCAAGTGCTCAATGTCTAAAGCCTTTGCAAGCTTAAGTTCTTCAAATTGGGAACTGCTTTGGGTCTATTAGTGTGCACCTCTGAGTAGACCGCTACCGGTAGTCCTTAGCATTGTTATAAACGACACGGGCTCTCGTAATGATGATTTGAGGATTTCAATTAATTCTCGGGACTGACCGTAGTTTTAGAGTTAGAAAACTACAGTTGGCTAGGGCGATTAATAGAACTTTTAAGTATCGCCAGGAGACCAAAGAGAAATGGGTAGCCAAGCTTGGGAAAAAGCGTGGCAGGTGTGCCTGACTACGTAGGCCGGAACACTAAAGCAAGAGATGGGCCACCCGTGAGCATCACTGCCCTTAAGACTGGCGGGTTGCAATCTCTGTTCGAATTGCCTCTAAATGGTCGGACAACTGACTGCGGAACAGCCGATAGAACAGCCCTGCGGGTATGCCTTGATTTGGCTCCGCTTGAATCTGCTGTGTGATCAACACCTGCGTCACCGGCCCGCCGGGATAAGCCCGCAACGGCTCTAACCGCCAGTTGCCCTGCATCTTCTTCAAATTGCCCTCCAGCAATTGAAAACTGAAACCCCGCCGAGGTGTTTCTGTAATTGCAAGTCGCACCCGTGAACTAATCGTCGTCAGGGCAATCCGCCGACGGTCCACCTGCTCAACGACCCGCCGATTGCCCTGTCTTTCGACCACTCGGCTACTGGCAATATTGGGTAGGAAACGCCAGAAATTGCCATAGTCCGTGATCACCGACCAGACCTGGGCCGGAGTTGCGCGCACCAGCACACGCGCCGTATACCTGCCGTTGTCACCTGTAATAACTGGGCGTCCCCGTTGCAGTAGTACTCGTTCCTGCGCAGGGAGGGTGTCGATTGCCCTGTGAGATGGGCGAGACTGGGCAGAGACGGGCAGCGATAACCCAGACCAAAGCAATGCTCCAGCTAGGTACAAGCCACCGAGGCACAAGCCTGAACGCAGACGAGCGAGCCACAACTTGGTCATCAGAGTAAAGCTATCCTTGGCATAACTTCATACAAATTAACCTGGCCGCTTCATGCAGCCACCTGCTCAGGTCATGTAGCTTGGTGTGCACTTCAACGACAGGTTTTAATCAGCCTATTGCGATGAATCATCCTCAGGTACCCGGCTCCTCCGAGCCATCACCAGACGATCAGCAACAAGCCATTCAGATTCAAAATTTACAAGAGCAGTTGAGCCTGCTGCGCCGTACCAATGAGTGCCTGTGCCGGGACAACGCTGATCTTAAGCGAGGACGAGACGCCTTGATCGCCCGTCTGACTCTTCTAGAAAACGCCTTGCGCGACCGAAATGGCGATTCTAACGAAGCCCAATCCGATCCCTTTCCCGAGTCAGATCGCTGGCTCCTGAGCACTTCCCAAGCGAACTATGCAGTGCTCAAAGACCTGCTAGCTCTACAAGCCTGGGACGAGGCTGATTGCGAAACCCAACAGCTCATGCTTCAAGTCGCCGGTTCTGAAGCGCAAGAGTTAGGCTTCTTAACCGCAGAGCACATCGACGCCTTTCCCTGCCTCGACTTAAAAATCATCAATAAGCTTTGGACAATCTACTCCAATGGTCGCTATGGCTTCATGGTTCAACGTGAAATCTGGTCCCGTACCCATAGCACTCGCAACCTCTGGTGTGATCCGGAACTTGAGGGTTACTACCCCAAGCGTGAGGGCTTGGGCAGTTCTCTTGCAAAACGTCTACTGCGCTGTGCCCTAGATGATTTCTAAGCAGCTTTAAAAGCATTCTCAAACCATCCATCTCACAACCGGCCCAAGCATAAAGCTAGACTCACAGAAATTGAGAGACTCAAGATTCCTAGGGCCAATGGCCCATAACCCCAAACCTCGATAAGTTCAGGGCTATGGGCGTCGTGCAACCGCTCATGCTAGCTCTGCTAAAAACCTGAACCTAGCCCACTCTGGTTAACGACGGTTGTTGAGAAAACCAGCGGCAGCGTTGAACATATCACCCATATCGACATCACCGTCACGGTCTCCGTC
This region includes:
- a CDS encoding SRPBCC family protein, which gives rise to MTKLWLARLRSGLCLGGLYLAGALLWSGLSLPVSAQSRPSHRAIDTLPAQERVLLQRGRPVITGDNGRYTARVLVRATPAQVWSVITDYGNFWRFLPNIASSRVVERQGNRRVVEQVDRRRIALTTISSRVRLAITETPRRGFSFQLLEGNLKKMQGNWRLEPLRAYPGGPVTQVLITQQIQAEPNQGIPAGLFYRLFRSQLSDHLEAIRTEIATRQS
- a CDS encoding GUN4 domain-containing protein — protein: MNHPQVPGSSEPSPDDQQQAIQIQNLQEQLSLLRRTNECLCRDNADLKRGRDALIARLTLLENALRDRNGDSNEAQSDPFPESDRWLLSTSQANYAVLKDLLALQAWDEADCETQQLMLQVAGSEAQELGFLTAEHIDAFPCLDLKIINKLWTIYSNGRYGFMVQREIWSRTHSTRNLWCDPELEGYYPKREGLGSSLAKRLLRCALDDF